Proteins encoded by one window of Mus musculus strain C57BL/6J chromosome 10, GRCm38.p6 C57BL/6J:
- the Pan2 gene encoding PAN2-PAN3 deadenylation complex catalytic subunit Pan2 isoform X3 encodes MNFEGLDPGLAEFSPAMHSTLDPVLDAHLNPSLLQNVELDPEGVALEALPVQESVHIMEGVYSELHSVVAEVGVPVSVSHFDLHEEMLWVGSHGGHATSFFGPALERYSSFQVNGGDDIRQIQSLENGILFLTKNNLKYMARGGLIIFDYLLDENEDMHSVLLTDNSTLLVGGLQNHVLEIDLNTVQETQKYAVETPGVTIMRQTNRFFFCGHTSGKVSLRDLRSFKVEHEFDAFSGSLSDFDVHGNLLAACGFSSRLTGLACDRFLKVYDLRMMRAITPLQVHVDPAFLRFIPTYTSRLAIISQSGQCQFCEPTGLANPADIFHVNPVGPLLMTFDVSASKQALAFGDSEGCVHLWTDSPEPSFNPYSRETEFALPCLVDSLPPLDWSQDLLPLSLIPVPLTTDALLSDWPAANSAPAPRRAPPVDAEILRTMKKVGFIGYAPNPRTRLRNQIPYRLKESDHEFDNFSQVTESPTGREEEPLHTVSKKYRKVTIKYSKLGLEDFDFKHYNKTLFAGLEPHIPNAYCNCMIQVLYFLEPVRCLIQNHLCQKEFCLACELGFLFHMLDLSRGDPCQGSNFLRAFRTIPEASALGLILADSDEASGKGSLARLIQRWNRFILTQLHQDMQELEVPQAYRGAGGSSFCSSGDSIIGQLFSCEMENCSLCRCGSETVRASSTLLFTLSYPEDKTGKNYDFAQVLKRSICLEQNTQAWCDNCEKYQPTIQTRNIRHLPDILVINCEVNSSKEADFWRLQAEVAFKIAVKKYGGEMKSKEFALADRKELRSPEGFLCSSIEELKNVWLPFSIRMKMTKNKGLDVCNWADEHELSSLGAPSQWGPARAEEELGVYVYDLMATVVHILDSRTGGSLVAHIKVGETYHQRKEGVTHQQWYLFNDFLIEPIDKYEAVQFDMNWKVPAILYYVKRNLNSRYNLNIKNPIEASVLLAEASLARKQRKTHTTFIPLMLNEMPQVGDLVGLDAEFVTLNEEEAELRSDGTKSTIKPSQMSVARITCVRGQGPNEGIPFIDDYISTQEQVVDYLTQYSGIKPGDLDAKISSKHLTTLKSTYLKLRFLIDIGVKFVGHGLQKDFRVINLMVPKDQVLDTVYLFHMPRKRMISLRFLAWYFLDLKIQGETHDSIEDARTALQLYRKYLELSKNGTEPESFHKVLKGLYEKGRKMDWKVPEPESQTSPKNAAVFSVLAL; translated from the exons GGCCATGCCACCTCCTTCTTCGGCCCAGCTCTGGAGCGCTACTCATCCTTTCAGGTCAATGGTGGTGACGACATTCGGCAAATCCAGAGCCTGGAGAACGGTATCCTCTTCCTCACCAAGAACAACCTCAAGTACATGGCCCGTGGAGGGCTCATTATATTTGACTATTT GCTGGATGAAAACGAGGATATGCACAGCGTCCTCCTGACAGACAACAGCACTCTGCTCGTTGGGGGGCTGCAGAACCACGTACTGGAGATTGACCTGAACACTGTCCAGGAGACTCAGAAG TATGCAGTCGAGACACCCGGAGTCACCATCATGAGACAGACAAATCGTTTCTTCTTCTGTGGCCACACATCTGGCAAG GTTTCCCTGCGAGACCTCCGTAGTTTTAAAGTGGAGCATGAATTTGATGCCTTCTCAGGGAGTCTGTCAGATTTTGATGTTCATGGCAACCTGCTGGCTGCCTGCGGCTTCTCCAGTCGCCTTACCGGCCTGGCCTGTGACCGTTTCCTCAAAGTGTACGATCTGCGCATGATGCGTGCCATCACACCTCTTCAAGTGCACGTGGATCCGGCCTTCTTACGATTCATCCCCACATACACTTCCCGCCTTGCTATCATCTCCCAGTCAG GTCAATGCCAGTTTTGTGAACCCACAGGCCTGGCCAACCCAGCCGACATTTTCCATGTGAATCCCGTGGGACCTTTGCTAATGACGTTTGATGTGTCAGCCAGCAAGCAGGCCCTGGCCTTTGGGGATTCTGAGGGCTGCGTGCATCTCTGGACTGATTCCCCTGAGCCGTCCTTCAACCCCTACTCCCGAGAGACTGAGTTTGCCCTGCCCTGTCTTGTGGACTCCTTGCCGCCTCTGGACTGGAGCCAGGATCTGCTGCCGCTTTCCCTCATTCCCGTCCCACTTACCACTGATGCACTGCTCTCTGACTGGCCTGCTGCCAACTCTGCTCCCGCTCCCAG GCGAGCACCACCTGTGGATGCAGAAATTCTTCGAACCATGAAGAAAGTGGGCTTCATTGGCTATGCTCCCAACCCTCGCACCAGGCTGCGCAACCAG ATTCCCTATCGACTAAAGGAGTCAGACCATGAATTTGACAACTTCAGCCAAGTCACGGAGTCACCGACAGGGCGAGAAGAGGAGCCTCTCCACACAGTTTCTAAGAAATACCGGAAG GTAACCATCAAATATTCCAAGCTAGGCCTGGAAGACTTTGACTTCAAACACTACAATAAGACTCTGTTTGCTGGGTTAGAGCCTCACATCCCCAATGCCTACTGTAACTGCATGATCCAG GTGCTCTATTTCTTGGAGCCTGTTCGCTGTCTGATCCAGAACCACCTTTGCCAAAAGGAGTTCTGCCTAGCGTGCGAGCTCGGCTTCCTCTTCCACATGCTAGACCTCTCTCGTGGCGATCCTTGTCAG GGCAGTAATTTCCTCCGAGCTTTCCGGACCATCCCTGAGGCCTCAGCTCTGGGTCTCATCCTTGCTGACTCAGATGAGGCTTCAGGCAAGGGCAGTCTGGCCCGGCTCATCCAGAGGTGGAACCGCTTCATCCTCACTCAGCTACATCAGGATATGCAGGAGCTGGAAGTGCCCCAGGCTTATCGAGGTGCTGGAGGCAG CAGTTTCTGCTCATCAGGAGACTCCATCATTGGGCAGCTGTTCAGTTGTGAGATGGAGAACTGCAGTCTTTGCCGCTGCGGCAGCGAGACTGTGCGGGCCTCGTCCACCCTACTCTTCACACTCTCCTACCCTGAGG ATAAAACCGGGAAGAACTATGACTTTGCTCAGGTGCTGAAGCGAAGTATCTGCCTGGAGCAGAACACACAGGCCTGGTGTGACAACTGTGAGAAGTACCAGCCCACA ATTCAGACCAGAAACATCCGACATCTGCCAGATATTCTTGTCATTAACTGTGAAGTGAATAGCTCAAAAGAGGCTGATTTCTGGAGACTGCAAGCTGAG GTTGCCTTCAAAATAGCGGTGAAAAAGTACGGCGGGGAAATGAAGAGCAAAGAGTTTGCTTTAGCTGATCG GAAGGAACTGAGGAGTCCAGAGGGCTTTCTGTGTTCCTCCATCGAGGAGCTGAAGAATGTCTGGCTTCCATTTTCCATCCGCATGAAGATGACCAAGAACAAAGGACTGGATGTTTGCAACTGGGCTGACGAGCATGAG CTTAGCAGCCTGGGTGCCCCCTCACAGTGGGGTCCGGCCAGGGCAGAGGAGGAGCTTGGTGTCTATGTATATGACCTGATGGCTACTGTGGTACACATCCTGGACTCACGAACAGGCGGCAGCTTGGTGGCTCACATCAAAGTCGGTGAGACCTACCACCAGCGCAAGGAG GGCGTGACTCATCAGCAGTGGTATCTCTTCAATGACTTCCTTATTGAACCTATTGATAAG TATGAAGCCGTGCAGTTTGACATGAATTGGAAAGTACCTGCTATCCTGTATTATGTCAAAAGGAATCTCAATTCCAGATACAATCTGAATA TCAAGAACCCCATTGAGGCCAGTGTGCTGCTGGCAGAAGCCTCGCTGGCACGGAAGCAACGGAAAACACACACGACCTTTATTCCATTGATGCTGAATGAGATGCCACAGGTCGGGGACCTGGTGGGCCTGGATGCCGAGTTTGTCACTCTTAATGAG GAAGAAGCAGAGTTACGCAGTGATGGTACCAAGTCCACCATTAAGCCAAGCCAGATGTCAGTAGCAAGGATCACCTGTGTTCGGGGCCAAGGGCCTAACGAGGGCATCCCCTTCATTGATGACTACATCTCCACGCAGGAGCAG GTAGTAGATTACTTGACTCAGTACTCGGGGATAAAGCCAGGAGACCTTGATGCCAAAATCTCCTCAAAGCACCTCACAACCCTCAAGTCTACCTACTTAAAGCTTCGCTTTCTCATTGATATTGGAGTCAAGTTTGTGGGTCATGGTCTGCAGAAGGACTTCCGGGTCATCAACCTCATG GTGCCCAAGGACCAAGTTCTTGACACAGTCTACCTGTTCCACATGCCCCGAAAACGAATGATTTCCCTACGATTCCTGGCCTGGTATTTTCTAG ACCTGAAGATTCAAGGTGAGACCCATGACAGCATTGAGGATGCCCGCACAGCCCTTCAACTCTACCGGAAGTATCTGGAGCTGAGCAAGAACGGCACCGAGCCCGAGTCCTTCCACAAGGTGCTCAAGGGTCTCTATGAGAAGGGCCGAAAGATGGACTGGAAGGTGCCTGAGCCTGAAAGCCAGACAAGTCCCAAGA ATGCAGCTGTCTTCTCAGTGCTGGCACTGTGA
- the Pan2 gene encoding PAN2-PAN3 deadenylation complex catalytic subunit Pan2 isoform X5, with amino-acid sequence MNFEGLDPGLAEFSPAMHSTLDPVLDAHLNPSLLQNVELDPEGVALEALPVQESVHIMEGVYSELHSVVAEVGVPVSVSHFDLHEEMLWVGSHGGHATSFFGPALERYSSFQVNGGDDIRQIQSLENGILFLTKNNLKYMARGGLIIFDYLLDENEDMHSVLLTDNSTLLVGGLQNHVLEIDLNTVQETQKYAVETPGVTIMRQTNRFFFCGHTSGKVSLRDLRSFKVEHEFDAFSGSLSDFDVHGNLLAACGFSSRLTGLACDRFLKVYDLRMMRAITPLQVHVDPAFLRFIPTYTSRLAIISQSGQCQFCEPTGLANPADIFHVNPVGPLLMTFDVSASKQALAFGDSEGCVHLWTDSPEPSFNPYSRETEFALPCLVDSLPPLDWSQDLLPLSLIPVPLTTDALLSDWPAANSAPAPRRAPPVDAEILRTMKKVGFIGYAPNPRTRLRNQIPYRLKESDHEFDNFSQVTESPTGREEEPLHTVSKKYRKVTIKYSKLGLEDFDFKHYNKTLFAGLEPHIPNAYCNCMIQVLYFLEPVRCLIQNHLCQKEFCLACELGFLFHMLDLSRGDPCQGSNFLRAFRTIPEASALGLILADSDEASGKGSLARLIQRWNRFILTQLHQDMQELEVPQAYRGAGGSSFCSSGDSIIGQLFSCEMENCSLCRCGSETVRASSTLLFTLSYPEGSICDKTGKNYDFAQVLKRSICLEQNTQAWCDNCEKYQPTIQTRNIRHLPDILVINCEVNSSKEADFWRLQAEVAFKIAVKKYGGEMKSKEFALADRKELRSPEGFLCSSIEELKNVWLPFSIRMKMTKNKGLDVCNWADEHELSSLGAPSQWGPARAEEELGVYVYDLMATVVHILDSRTGGSLVAHIKVGETYHQRKEGVTHQQWYLFNDFLIEPIDKYEAVQFDMNWKVPAILYYVKRNLNSRYNLNIKNPIEASVLLAEASLARKQRKTHTTFIPLMLNEMPQVGDLVGLDAEFVTLNEEEAELRSDGTKSTIKPSQMSVARITCVRGQGPNEGIPFIDDYISTQEQVPKDQVLDTVYLFHMPRKRMISLRFLAWYFLDLKIQGETHDSIEDARTALQLYRKYLELSKNGTEPESFHKVLKGLYEKGRKMDWKVPEPESQTSPKNAAVFSVLAL; translated from the exons GGCCATGCCACCTCCTTCTTCGGCCCAGCTCTGGAGCGCTACTCATCCTTTCAGGTCAATGGTGGTGACGACATTCGGCAAATCCAGAGCCTGGAGAACGGTATCCTCTTCCTCACCAAGAACAACCTCAAGTACATGGCCCGTGGAGGGCTCATTATATTTGACTATTT GCTGGATGAAAACGAGGATATGCACAGCGTCCTCCTGACAGACAACAGCACTCTGCTCGTTGGGGGGCTGCAGAACCACGTACTGGAGATTGACCTGAACACTGTCCAGGAGACTCAGAAG TATGCAGTCGAGACACCCGGAGTCACCATCATGAGACAGACAAATCGTTTCTTCTTCTGTGGCCACACATCTGGCAAG GTTTCCCTGCGAGACCTCCGTAGTTTTAAAGTGGAGCATGAATTTGATGCCTTCTCAGGGAGTCTGTCAGATTTTGATGTTCATGGCAACCTGCTGGCTGCCTGCGGCTTCTCCAGTCGCCTTACCGGCCTGGCCTGTGACCGTTTCCTCAAAGTGTACGATCTGCGCATGATGCGTGCCATCACACCTCTTCAAGTGCACGTGGATCCGGCCTTCTTACGATTCATCCCCACATACACTTCCCGCCTTGCTATCATCTCCCAGTCAG GTCAATGCCAGTTTTGTGAACCCACAGGCCTGGCCAACCCAGCCGACATTTTCCATGTGAATCCCGTGGGACCTTTGCTAATGACGTTTGATGTGTCAGCCAGCAAGCAGGCCCTGGCCTTTGGGGATTCTGAGGGCTGCGTGCATCTCTGGACTGATTCCCCTGAGCCGTCCTTCAACCCCTACTCCCGAGAGACTGAGTTTGCCCTGCCCTGTCTTGTGGACTCCTTGCCGCCTCTGGACTGGAGCCAGGATCTGCTGCCGCTTTCCCTCATTCCCGTCCCACTTACCACTGATGCACTGCTCTCTGACTGGCCTGCTGCCAACTCTGCTCCCGCTCCCAG GCGAGCACCACCTGTGGATGCAGAAATTCTTCGAACCATGAAGAAAGTGGGCTTCATTGGCTATGCTCCCAACCCTCGCACCAGGCTGCGCAACCAG ATTCCCTATCGACTAAAGGAGTCAGACCATGAATTTGACAACTTCAGCCAAGTCACGGAGTCACCGACAGGGCGAGAAGAGGAGCCTCTCCACACAGTTTCTAAGAAATACCGGAAG GTAACCATCAAATATTCCAAGCTAGGCCTGGAAGACTTTGACTTCAAACACTACAATAAGACTCTGTTTGCTGGGTTAGAGCCTCACATCCCCAATGCCTACTGTAACTGCATGATCCAG GTGCTCTATTTCTTGGAGCCTGTTCGCTGTCTGATCCAGAACCACCTTTGCCAAAAGGAGTTCTGCCTAGCGTGCGAGCTCGGCTTCCTCTTCCACATGCTAGACCTCTCTCGTGGCGATCCTTGTCAG GGCAGTAATTTCCTCCGAGCTTTCCGGACCATCCCTGAGGCCTCAGCTCTGGGTCTCATCCTTGCTGACTCAGATGAGGCTTCAGGCAAGGGCAGTCTGGCCCGGCTCATCCAGAGGTGGAACCGCTTCATCCTCACTCAGCTACATCAGGATATGCAGGAGCTGGAAGTGCCCCAGGCTTATCGAGGTGCTGGAGGCAG CAGTTTCTGCTCATCAGGAGACTCCATCATTGGGCAGCTGTTCAGTTGTGAGATGGAGAACTGCAGTCTTTGCCGCTGCGGCAGCGAGACTGTGCGGGCCTCGTCCACCCTACTCTTCACACTCTCCTACCCTGAGGGTAGCATCTGTG ATAAAACCGGGAAGAACTATGACTTTGCTCAGGTGCTGAAGCGAAGTATCTGCCTGGAGCAGAACACACAGGCCTGGTGTGACAACTGTGAGAAGTACCAGCCCACA ATTCAGACCAGAAACATCCGACATCTGCCAGATATTCTTGTCATTAACTGTGAAGTGAATAGCTCAAAAGAGGCTGATTTCTGGAGACTGCAAGCTGAG GTTGCCTTCAAAATAGCGGTGAAAAAGTACGGCGGGGAAATGAAGAGCAAAGAGTTTGCTTTAGCTGATCG GAAGGAACTGAGGAGTCCAGAGGGCTTTCTGTGTTCCTCCATCGAGGAGCTGAAGAATGTCTGGCTTCCATTTTCCATCCGCATGAAGATGACCAAGAACAAAGGACTGGATGTTTGCAACTGGGCTGACGAGCATGAG CTTAGCAGCCTGGGTGCCCCCTCACAGTGGGGTCCGGCCAGGGCAGAGGAGGAGCTTGGTGTCTATGTATATGACCTGATGGCTACTGTGGTACACATCCTGGACTCACGAACAGGCGGCAGCTTGGTGGCTCACATCAAAGTCGGTGAGACCTACCACCAGCGCAAGGAG GGCGTGACTCATCAGCAGTGGTATCTCTTCAATGACTTCCTTATTGAACCTATTGATAAG TATGAAGCCGTGCAGTTTGACATGAATTGGAAAGTACCTGCTATCCTGTATTATGTCAAAAGGAATCTCAATTCCAGATACAATCTGAATA TCAAGAACCCCATTGAGGCCAGTGTGCTGCTGGCAGAAGCCTCGCTGGCACGGAAGCAACGGAAAACACACACGACCTTTATTCCATTGATGCTGAATGAGATGCCACAGGTCGGGGACCTGGTGGGCCTGGATGCCGAGTTTGTCACTCTTAATGAG GAAGAAGCAGAGTTACGCAGTGATGGTACCAAGTCCACCATTAAGCCAAGCCAGATGTCAGTAGCAAGGATCACCTGTGTTCGGGGCCAAGGGCCTAACGAGGGCATCCCCTTCATTGATGACTACATCTCCACGCAGGAGCAG GTGCCCAAGGACCAAGTTCTTGACACAGTCTACCTGTTCCACATGCCCCGAAAACGAATGATTTCCCTACGATTCCTGGCCTGGTATTTTCTAG ACCTGAAGATTCAAGGTGAGACCCATGACAGCATTGAGGATGCCCGCACAGCCCTTCAACTCTACCGGAAGTATCTGGAGCTGAGCAAGAACGGCACCGAGCCCGAGTCCTTCCACAAGGTGCTCAAGGGTCTCTATGAGAAGGGCCGAAAGATGGACTGGAAGGTGCCTGAGCCTGAAAGCCAGACAAGTCCCAAGA ATGCAGCTGTCTTCTCAGTGCTGGCACTGTGA
- the Pan2 gene encoding PAN2-PAN3 deadenylation complex catalytic subunit Pan2 isoform 1 (isoform 1 is encoded by transcript variant 1), translating into MNFEGLDPGLAEFSPAMHSTLDPVLDAHLNPSLLQNVELDPEGVALEALPVQESVHIMEGVYSELHSVVAEVGVPVSVSHFDLHEEMLWVGSHGGHATSFFGPALERYSSFQVNGGDDIRQIQSLENGILFLTKNNLKYMARGGLIIFDYLLDENEDMHSVLLTDNSTLLVGGLQNHVLEIDLNTVQETQKYAVETPGVTIMRQTNRFFFCGHTSGKVSLRDLRSFKVEHEFDAFSGSLSDFDVHGNLLAACGFSSRLTGLACDRFLKVYDLRMMRAITPLQVHVDPAFLRFIPTYTSRLAIISQSGQCQFCEPTGLANPADIFHVNPVGPLLMTFDVSASKQALAFGDSEGCVHLWTDSPEPSFNPYSRETEFALPCLVDSLPPLDWSQDLLPLSLIPVPLTTDALLSDWPAANSAPAPRRAPPVDAEILRTMKKVGFIGYAPNPRTRLRNQIPYRLKESDHEFDNFSQVTESPTGREEEPLHTVSKKYRKVTIKYSKLGLEDFDFKHYNKTLFAGLEPHIPNAYCNCMIQVLYFLEPVRCLIQNHLCQKEFCLACELGFLFHMLDLSRGDPCQGSNFLRAFRTIPEASALGLILADSDEASGKGSLARLIQRWNRFILTQLHQDMQELEVPQAYRGAGGSFCSSGDSIIGQLFSCEMENCSLCRCGSETVRASSTLLFTLSYPEDKTGKNYDFAQVLKRSICLEQNTQAWCDNCEKYQPTIQTRNIRHLPDILVINCEVNSSKEADFWRLQAEVAFKIAVKKYGGEMKSKEFALADRKELRSPEGFLCSSIEELKNVWLPFSIRMKMTKNKGLDVCNWADEHELSSLGAPSQWGPARAEEELGVYVYDLMATVVHILDSRTGGSLVAHIKVGETYHQRKEGVTHQQWYLFNDFLIEPIDKYEAVQFDMNWKVPAILYYVKRNLNSRYNLNIKNPIEASVLLAEASLARKQRKTHTTFIPLMLNEMPQVGDLVGLDAEFVTLNEEEAELRSDGTKSTIKPSQMSVARITCVRGQGPNEGIPFIDDYISTQEQVVDYLTQYSGIKPGDLDAKISSKHLTTLKSTYLKLRFLIDIGVKFVGHGLQKDFRVINLMVPKDQVLDTVYLFHMPRKRMISLRFLAWYFLDLKIQGETHDSIEDARTALQLYRKYLELSKNGTEPESFHKVLKGLYEKGRKMDWKVPEPESQTSPKNAAVFSVLAL; encoded by the exons GGCCATGCCACCTCCTTCTTCGGCCCAGCTCTGGAGCGCTACTCATCCTTTCAGGTCAATGGTGGTGACGACATTCGGCAAATCCAGAGCCTGGAGAACGGTATCCTCTTCCTCACCAAGAACAACCTCAAGTACATGGCCCGTGGAGGGCTCATTATATTTGACTATTT GCTGGATGAAAACGAGGATATGCACAGCGTCCTCCTGACAGACAACAGCACTCTGCTCGTTGGGGGGCTGCAGAACCACGTACTGGAGATTGACCTGAACACTGTCCAGGAGACTCAGAAG TATGCAGTCGAGACACCCGGAGTCACCATCATGAGACAGACAAATCGTTTCTTCTTCTGTGGCCACACATCTGGCAAG GTTTCCCTGCGAGACCTCCGTAGTTTTAAAGTGGAGCATGAATTTGATGCCTTCTCAGGGAGTCTGTCAGATTTTGATGTTCATGGCAACCTGCTGGCTGCCTGCGGCTTCTCCAGTCGCCTTACCGGCCTGGCCTGTGACCGTTTCCTCAAAGTGTACGATCTGCGCATGATGCGTGCCATCACACCTCTTCAAGTGCACGTGGATCCGGCCTTCTTACGATTCATCCCCACATACACTTCCCGCCTTGCTATCATCTCCCAGTCAG GTCAATGCCAGTTTTGTGAACCCACAGGCCTGGCCAACCCAGCCGACATTTTCCATGTGAATCCCGTGGGACCTTTGCTAATGACGTTTGATGTGTCAGCCAGCAAGCAGGCCCTGGCCTTTGGGGATTCTGAGGGCTGCGTGCATCTCTGGACTGATTCCCCTGAGCCGTCCTTCAACCCCTACTCCCGAGAGACTGAGTTTGCCCTGCCCTGTCTTGTGGACTCCTTGCCGCCTCTGGACTGGAGCCAGGATCTGCTGCCGCTTTCCCTCATTCCCGTCCCACTTACCACTGATGCACTGCTCTCTGACTGGCCTGCTGCCAACTCTGCTCCCGCTCCCAG GCGAGCACCACCTGTGGATGCAGAAATTCTTCGAACCATGAAGAAAGTGGGCTTCATTGGCTATGCTCCCAACCCTCGCACCAGGCTGCGCAACCAG ATTCCCTATCGACTAAAGGAGTCAGACCATGAATTTGACAACTTCAGCCAAGTCACGGAGTCACCGACAGGGCGAGAAGAGGAGCCTCTCCACACAGTTTCTAAGAAATACCGGAAG GTAACCATCAAATATTCCAAGCTAGGCCTGGAAGACTTTGACTTCAAACACTACAATAAGACTCTGTTTGCTGGGTTAGAGCCTCACATCCCCAATGCCTACTGTAACTGCATGATCCAG GTGCTCTATTTCTTGGAGCCTGTTCGCTGTCTGATCCAGAACCACCTTTGCCAAAAGGAGTTCTGCCTAGCGTGCGAGCTCGGCTTCCTCTTCCACATGCTAGACCTCTCTCGTGGCGATCCTTGTCAG GGCAGTAATTTCCTCCGAGCTTTCCGGACCATCCCTGAGGCCTCAGCTCTGGGTCTCATCCTTGCTGACTCAGATGAGGCTTCAGGCAAGGGCAGTCTGGCCCGGCTCATCCAGAGGTGGAACCGCTTCATCCTCACTCAGCTACATCAGGATATGCAGGAGCTGGAAGTGCCCCAGGCTTATCGAGGTGCTGGAGGCAG TTTCTGCTCATCAGGAGACTCCATCATTGGGCAGCTGTTCAGTTGTGAGATGGAGAACTGCAGTCTTTGCCGCTGCGGCAGCGAGACTGTGCGGGCCTCGTCCACCCTACTCTTCACACTCTCCTACCCTGAGG ATAAAACCGGGAAGAACTATGACTTTGCTCAGGTGCTGAAGCGAAGTATCTGCCTGGAGCAGAACACACAGGCCTGGTGTGACAACTGTGAGAAGTACCAGCCCACA ATTCAGACCAGAAACATCCGACATCTGCCAGATATTCTTGTCATTAACTGTGAAGTGAATAGCTCAAAAGAGGCTGATTTCTGGAGACTGCAAGCTGAG GTTGCCTTCAAAATAGCGGTGAAAAAGTACGGCGGGGAAATGAAGAGCAAAGAGTTTGCTTTAGCTGATCG GAAGGAACTGAGGAGTCCAGAGGGCTTTCTGTGTTCCTCCATCGAGGAGCTGAAGAATGTCTGGCTTCCATTTTCCATCCGCATGAAGATGACCAAGAACAAAGGACTGGATGTTTGCAACTGGGCTGACGAGCATGAG CTTAGCAGCCTGGGTGCCCCCTCACAGTGGGGTCCGGCCAGGGCAGAGGAGGAGCTTGGTGTCTATGTATATGACCTGATGGCTACTGTGGTACACATCCTGGACTCACGAACAGGCGGCAGCTTGGTGGCTCACATCAAAGTCGGTGAGACCTACCACCAGCGCAAGGAG GGCGTGACTCATCAGCAGTGGTATCTCTTCAATGACTTCCTTATTGAACCTATTGATAAG TATGAAGCCGTGCAGTTTGACATGAATTGGAAAGTACCTGCTATCCTGTATTATGTCAAAAGGAATCTCAATTCCAGATACAATCTGAATA TCAAGAACCCCATTGAGGCCAGTGTGCTGCTGGCAGAAGCCTCGCTGGCACGGAAGCAACGGAAAACACACACGACCTTTATTCCATTGATGCTGAATGAGATGCCACAGGTCGGGGACCTGGTGGGCCTGGATGCCGAGTTTGTCACTCTTAATGAG GAAGAAGCAGAGTTACGCAGTGATGGTACCAAGTCCACCATTAAGCCAAGCCAGATGTCAGTAGCAAGGATCACCTGTGTTCGGGGCCAAGGGCCTAACGAGGGCATCCCCTTCATTGATGACTACATCTCCACGCAGGAGCAG GTAGTAGATTACTTGACTCAGTACTCGGGGATAAAGCCAGGAGACCTTGATGCCAAAATCTCCTCAAAGCACCTCACAACCCTCAAGTCTACCTACTTAAAGCTTCGCTTTCTCATTGATATTGGAGTCAAGTTTGTGGGTCATGGTCTGCAGAAGGACTTCCGGGTCATCAACCTCATG GTGCCCAAGGACCAAGTTCTTGACACAGTCTACCTGTTCCACATGCCCCGAAAACGAATGATTTCCCTACGATTCCTGGCCTGGTATTTTCTAG ACCTGAAGATTCAAGGTGAGACCCATGACAGCATTGAGGATGCCCGCACAGCCCTTCAACTCTACCGGAAGTATCTGGAGCTGAGCAAGAACGGCACCGAGCCCGAGTCCTTCCACAAGGTGCTCAAGGGTCTCTATGAGAAGGGCCGAAAGATGGACTGGAAGGTGCCTGAGCCTGAAAGCCAGACAAGTCCCAAGA ATGCAGCTGTCTTCTCAGTGCTGGCACTGTGA